A window of the Lactuca sativa cultivar Salinas chromosome 5, Lsat_Salinas_v11, whole genome shotgun sequence genome harbors these coding sequences:
- the LOC111891580 gene encoding uncharacterized CRM domain-containing protein At3g25440, chloroplastic isoform X3 — MVWYHSAPIDTVLKVIEPSLSHGTETVANGSAETKPKRKKLKGKRAVVRWLKFFRFKKKKDYERMTSEEKILFKLRKARKKEERLVEALKKIEPKESSETTHDPEILTPEEHFYFLKMGIKSKNYVPVGRRGVYQGVILNMHLHWKKHETLQVIVKTFTREEVKEIAVELARLTGGIVLKILEDDETIIMYRGKNYSQPPTEIMSPRVTLPRKKALDKSKYREALRSVRRYIPRLEQDLELLRAKAENEPEIDLNTQFDEPQQHSNLQHVAKQKLKELVAKNDNKFNEEDDDDDDDCVNGSELVSDSEDLSDIFETDCETDEEIIKNEDEKPLYLDEFDKFQVQNKVDEEDFEEHLRRISAGSKKEKNVGPDFDFDEVDRVVLRAASLLKKRRR; from the exons ATGGTGTGGTATCATTCAGCTCCTATTGACACAGTTCTCAAAGTTATTGAGCCATCGCTGAGCCATGGAACCGAGACTGTAGCTAATGGTTCAGCTGAAACTAAACCAAAGAGGAAAAAGTTAAAGGGGAAAAGAGCAGTTGTAAGATGGCTCAAGTTCTTCAGATTCAAGAAGAAGAAAGATTATGAAAGAATGACATCAGAAGAAAAAATTCTCTTCAAACTGAGAAAG gctCGAAAAAAGGAGGAACGATTGGTTGAAGCTTTGAAGAAGATCGAACCAAAAGAATCATCAGAAACAACCCACGATCCAGAAATCCTGACACCCGAAGAACACTTTTACTTCTTGAAAATGGGCATAAAAAGCAAGAATTACGTGCCAGTTGGAAGAAGGGGGGTATATCAAGGTGTGATTCTCAACATGCATTTGCATTGGAAAAAACACGAGACTCTGCAAGTGATTGTGAAGACATTTACACGGGAGGAGGTGAAGGAGATAGCAGTAGAGCTTGCAAGATTAACCGGAGGAATTGTGCTTAAAATTCTggaagatgatgaaaccattaTTATGTATAGAGGAAAGAATTATTCACAGCCACCTACAGAGATAATGTCCCCTAGGGTTACCCTCCCTAggaaaaag GCATTAGACAAATCAAAATATAGAGAGGCCCTTCGTTCAGTTAGAAGATACATTCCAAGACTTGAACAGGATCTTGAGCTTCTTCGTGCAAAGGCTGAAAACGAACCTGAAATCGATCTAAATACACAATTTGATGAACCTCAACAACATTCAAACCTTCAACATGTAGCTAAACAAAAGCTTAAAGAACTCGTTGCTAAAAATGATAATAAGttcaatgaagaagatgatgatgatgatgatgattgtgTTAATGGTTCGGAACTTGTTTCGGATTCAGAAGATTTGTCGGATATTTTTGAGACAGATTGTGAAACGGATGAAGAGATTATAAAGAATGAGGATGAAAAACCGCTTTATTTGGATGAATTTGACAAGTTTCAGGTTCAAAATAAGGTGGATGAAGAAGATTTTGAGGAACATTTAAGGAGGATATCTGCAGGTTCAAAGA
- the LOC111891580 gene encoding uncharacterized CRM domain-containing protein At3g25440, chloroplastic isoform X2 — MMIGALASMTFCKSKQLKNLIFTPFLYRQFLHKPSFSDVIYKVLHHEEAVISSHGAKRCFHGGGSMVWYHSAPIDTVLKVIEPSLSHGTETVANGSAETKPKRKKLKGKRAVVRWLKFFRFKKKKDYERMTSEEKILFKLRKARKKEERLVEALKKIEPKESSETTHDPEILTPEEHFYFLKMGIKSKNYVPVGRRGVYQGVILNMHLHWKKHETLQVIVKTFTREEVKEIAVELARLTGGIVLKILEDDETIIMYRGKNYSQPPTEIMSPRVTLPRKKALDKSKYREALRSVRRYIPRLEQDLELLRAKAENEPEIDLNTQFDEPQQHSNLQHVAKQKLKELVAKNDNKFNEEDDDDDDDCVNGSELVSDSEDLSDIFETDCETDEEIIKNEDEKPLYLDEFDKFQVQNKVDEEDFEEHLRRISAGSKKEKNVGPDFDFDEVDRVVLRAASLLKKRRR, encoded by the exons atgATGATAGGAGCTCTAGCTTCAATGACATTTTGCAAATCGAAACAGCTGAAGAATCTCATCTTCACCCCGTTTCTATATCGCCAATTTCTTCACAAGCCCAG TTTTTCTGATGTTATATACAAGGTTCTGCATCATGAAGAAGCTGTTATATCATCACATGGAGCCAAAAGATGCTTCCATGGGGGTGGAAGTATGGTGTGGTATCATTCAGCTCCTATTGACACAGTTCTCAAAGTTATTGAGCCATCGCTGAGCCATGGAACCGAGACTGTAGCTAATGGTTCAGCTGAAACTAAACCAAAGAGGAAAAAGTTAAAGGGGAAAAGAGCAGTTGTAAGATGGCTCAAGTTCTTCAGATTCAAGAAGAAGAAAGATTATGAAAGAATGACATCAGAAGAAAAAATTCTCTTCAAACTGAGAAAG gctCGAAAAAAGGAGGAACGATTGGTTGAAGCTTTGAAGAAGATCGAACCAAAAGAATCATCAGAAACAACCCACGATCCAGAAATCCTGACACCCGAAGAACACTTTTACTTCTTGAAAATGGGCATAAAAAGCAAGAATTACGTGCCAGTTGGAAGAAGGGGGGTATATCAAGGTGTGATTCTCAACATGCATTTGCATTGGAAAAAACACGAGACTCTGCAAGTGATTGTGAAGACATTTACACGGGAGGAGGTGAAGGAGATAGCAGTAGAGCTTGCAAGATTAACCGGAGGAATTGTGCTTAAAATTCTggaagatgatgaaaccattaTTATGTATAGAGGAAAGAATTATTCACAGCCACCTACAGAGATAATGTCCCCTAGGGTTACCCTCCCTAggaaaaag GCATTAGACAAATCAAAATATAGAGAGGCCCTTCGTTCAGTTAGAAGATACATTCCAAGACTTGAACAGGATCTTGAGCTTCTTCGTGCAAAGGCTGAAAACGAACCTGAAATCGATCTAAATACACAATTTGATGAACCTCAACAACATTCAAACCTTCAACATGTAGCTAAACAAAAGCTTAAAGAACTCGTTGCTAAAAATGATAATAAGttcaatgaagaagatgatgatgatgatgatgattgtgTTAATGGTTCGGAACTTGTTTCGGATTCAGAAGATTTGTCGGATATTTTTGAGACAGATTGTGAAACGGATGAAGAGATTATAAAGAATGAGGATGAAAAACCGCTTTATTTGGATGAATTTGACAAGTTTCAGGTTCAAAATAAGGTGGATGAAGAAGATTTTGAGGAACATTTAAGGAGGATATCTGCAGGTTCAAAGA
- the LOC111891580 gene encoding uncharacterized CRM domain-containing protein At3g25440, chloroplastic isoform X1 gives MMIGALASMTFCKSKQLKNLIFTPFLYRQFLHKPSSFSDVIYKVLHHEEAVISSHGAKRCFHGGGSMVWYHSAPIDTVLKVIEPSLSHGTETVANGSAETKPKRKKLKGKRAVVRWLKFFRFKKKKDYERMTSEEKILFKLRKARKKEERLVEALKKIEPKESSETTHDPEILTPEEHFYFLKMGIKSKNYVPVGRRGVYQGVILNMHLHWKKHETLQVIVKTFTREEVKEIAVELARLTGGIVLKILEDDETIIMYRGKNYSQPPTEIMSPRVTLPRKKALDKSKYREALRSVRRYIPRLEQDLELLRAKAENEPEIDLNTQFDEPQQHSNLQHVAKQKLKELVAKNDNKFNEEDDDDDDDCVNGSELVSDSEDLSDIFETDCETDEEIIKNEDEKPLYLDEFDKFQVQNKVDEEDFEEHLRRISAGSKKEKNVGPDFDFDEVDRVVLRAASLLKKRRR, from the exons atgATGATAGGAGCTCTAGCTTCAATGACATTTTGCAAATCGAAACAGCTGAAGAATCTCATCTTCACCCCGTTTCTATATCGCCAATTTCTTCACAAGCCCAG TAGTTTTTCTGATGTTATATACAAGGTTCTGCATCATGAAGAAGCTGTTATATCATCACATGGAGCCAAAAGATGCTTCCATGGGGGTGGAAGTATGGTGTGGTATCATTCAGCTCCTATTGACACAGTTCTCAAAGTTATTGAGCCATCGCTGAGCCATGGAACCGAGACTGTAGCTAATGGTTCAGCTGAAACTAAACCAAAGAGGAAAAAGTTAAAGGGGAAAAGAGCAGTTGTAAGATGGCTCAAGTTCTTCAGATTCAAGAAGAAGAAAGATTATGAAAGAATGACATCAGAAGAAAAAATTCTCTTCAAACTGAGAAAG gctCGAAAAAAGGAGGAACGATTGGTTGAAGCTTTGAAGAAGATCGAACCAAAAGAATCATCAGAAACAACCCACGATCCAGAAATCCTGACACCCGAAGAACACTTTTACTTCTTGAAAATGGGCATAAAAAGCAAGAATTACGTGCCAGTTGGAAGAAGGGGGGTATATCAAGGTGTGATTCTCAACATGCATTTGCATTGGAAAAAACACGAGACTCTGCAAGTGATTGTGAAGACATTTACACGGGAGGAGGTGAAGGAGATAGCAGTAGAGCTTGCAAGATTAACCGGAGGAATTGTGCTTAAAATTCTggaagatgatgaaaccattaTTATGTATAGAGGAAAGAATTATTCACAGCCACCTACAGAGATAATGTCCCCTAGGGTTACCCTCCCTAggaaaaag GCATTAGACAAATCAAAATATAGAGAGGCCCTTCGTTCAGTTAGAAGATACATTCCAAGACTTGAACAGGATCTTGAGCTTCTTCGTGCAAAGGCTGAAAACGAACCTGAAATCGATCTAAATACACAATTTGATGAACCTCAACAACATTCAAACCTTCAACATGTAGCTAAACAAAAGCTTAAAGAACTCGTTGCTAAAAATGATAATAAGttcaatgaagaagatgatgatgatgatgatgattgtgTTAATGGTTCGGAACTTGTTTCGGATTCAGAAGATTTGTCGGATATTTTTGAGACAGATTGTGAAACGGATGAAGAGATTATAAAGAATGAGGATGAAAAACCGCTTTATTTGGATGAATTTGACAAGTTTCAGGTTCAAAATAAGGTGGATGAAGAAGATTTTGAGGAACATTTAAGGAGGATATCTGCAGGTTCAAAGA
- the LOC111891588 gene encoding calmodulin-like protein 3: protein MDPAELRRVFQMFDRNGDGKITRQELANSLENLGIYIPDDDLAQMIEKIDVNKDGFVDMEEFGELYQTILGERDEEEDMREAFNVFDQNRDGFITVEELRSVLGSLGLRQGRTVEECRLMIKKVDEDGDGMVNFKEFKQMMKAGGFAGLET from the coding sequence ATGGATCCAGCTGAACTACGACGTGTTTTCCAAATGTTTGATCGCAATGGTGATGGAAAGATCACAAGGCAAGAACTAGCAAACTCTCTAGAAAACCTTGGGATATATATACCAGATGATGATCTTGCCCAAATGATTGAAAAAATCGATGTAAATAAGGATGGGTTTGTTGACATGGAAGAGTTTGGTGAGCTTTATCAGACGATATTAGGGGAGAGGGATGAGGAAGAGGATATGAGAGAGGCGTTTAATGTGTTTGATCAAAATAGAGACGGGTTCATCACTGTGGAAGAGCTTAGATCTGTATTGGGTTCTCTCGGGTTAAGGCAAGGTCGAACCGTTGAGGAGTGTAGGCTGATGATCAAGAAGGTCGATGAAGATGGTGATGGAATGGTTAACTTTAAAGAGTTCAAGCAAATGATGAAAGCCGGTGGTTTTGCGGGTTTGGAGACTTGA